In the Ipomoea triloba cultivar NCNSP0323 chromosome 6, ASM357664v1 genome, one interval contains:
- the LOC116023556 gene encoding uncharacterized protein LOC116023556 yields the protein MNEPVVVLIQFCRVKLGLRDGDVKICSSYDVTQSLFNLDQPEFKSFTERDREYQTPIRSITSMSSLSYTNTIDESTSQSMDLITISDIFDTENFGEFWIAARINGIESPTDWFYTSCPKKGCNKKLELSEGVNKCFKCVQVHNTHVLRYKLRVRVVDMKGNASFLIWDRECMELIGIAAIWDRECMELIGIAAADLYDSYTDVGIAAADLYDSYTDVSPKFLTTVSRVLHL from the exons ATGAATGAACCTGTTGTAGTGTTGATCCAATTCTGCAGAGTAAAGCTGGGCTTAAGAG ATGGTGATGTGAAAATTTGTTCATCCTATGATGTGACCCAATCGCTGTTCAACCTTGACCAACCGGAATTTAAAAGTTTCACAGAAAg AGACAGGGAATATCAAACACCAATTAGAAGCATAACATCAATGTCAAGTCTTAGCTACACCAATACCATTGATGAGTCCACAAGTCAGTCCATGGATCTGATTACAATATCTGACATATTTGACACTGAGAAT TTTGGTGAATTCTGGATTGCTGCGAGGATCAATGGTATTGAGTCACCCACAGATTGGTTCTATACTTCCTGTCCAAAAAAGGGTTGTAACAAGAAATTAGAACTCTCAGAAGGGGTGAACAAATGTTTCAAGTGTGTGCAAGTTCATAATACCCATGTTTTAAGGTATAAACTTAGAGTACGTGTTGTGGACATGAAAGGTAATGCTTCATTTTTGATATGGGATCGAGAGTGCATGGAGTTAATTGGGATTGCAGCTATATGGGATCGAGAGTGCATGGAGTTAATTGGGATTGCAGCTGCTGATTTATATGACAGTTATACAGATGTTGGGATTGCAGCTGCTGATTTATATGACAGTTATACAGATGTAAGTCCTAAATTTTTAACTACTGTCTCTAGAGTCCTACATTTATAA